A region of Fibrobacter succinogenes subsp. succinogenes S85 DNA encodes the following proteins:
- a CDS encoding GNAT family N-acetyltransferase, which translates to MKFIRLDPTNGVKAFDCGDKDLNDFILNRAPEFQKYLLSVSYACVDVDDASKVYAYCSLANDKVAVGDFKDKTEFNRFRKKQGFPNEKRLKSYPAVKLCRMGVDESAKGRQIGTTVLDYIKSMFVFENKTGCRFLTVDAYLKAVPFYEKNGFRFMNIEDDDPHTRLMYFDLMDLVA; encoded by the coding sequence TTGAAATTTATTCGTTTAGATCCGACAAATGGTGTAAAGGCTTTTGATTGTGGCGATAAAGATTTAAACGATTTTATACTTAATCGGGCTCCAGAATTTCAAAAATATCTGCTGTCAGTCAGTTACGCTTGTGTTGATGTTGACGATGCGAGTAAAGTCTATGCCTATTGCAGTCTTGCCAATGACAAGGTTGCCGTGGGTGATTTCAAGGATAAGACCGAATTCAATCGTTTTCGTAAAAAGCAGGGCTTTCCAAATGAAAAACGTTTGAAAAGCTATCCTGCGGTTAAACTCTGCCGGATGGGCGTTGATGAATCTGCGAAAGGTCGTCAAATAGGGACGACAGTTTTAGATTACATCAAGTCGATGTTTGTCTTTGAAAATAAGACGGGTTGCCGATTCTTGACGGTTGATGCGTATTTGAAGGCGGTTCCTTTTTATGAGAAAAACGGGTTTCGCTTTATGAACATCGAAGATGACGATCCCCATACGCGCCTGATGTACTTTGATTTGATGGATTTGGTGGCGTGA